In one Bosea sp. RAC05 genomic region, the following are encoded:
- a CDS encoding sarcosine oxidase subunit delta gives MRIACPHCGPRDVQEFSYLGDATPQRPNGMDATESAMADYVHQRDNPAGSHRELWYHGAGCHAWLVVTRDTRTHAIAAVETMAQARAGAPA, from the coding sequence ATGCGCATCGCCTGCCCCCATTGCGGCCCCCGCGACGTCCAGGAATTTTCCTATCTCGGCGACGCCACGCCGCAGCGTCCCAACGGGATGGACGCGACCGAGTCCGCCATGGCCGATTATGTCCACCAGCGCGACAACCCTGCCGGCTCTCATCGCGAGCTCTGGTATCACGGTGCCGGCTGCCATGCCTGGCTGGTGGTGACGCGCGACACGCGCACGCATGCCATCGCCGCCGTCGAGACGATGGCGCAAGCCAGAGCGGGAGCGCCCGCATGA
- a CDS encoding sarcosine oxidase subunit beta family protein, with protein sequence MRYSIFSLAAQTLKGHRGWTPAWRDAAPKPAYDVLVIGGGGHGLATAYYLASQHGITNVAVIEKGYIGSGNVGRNTTIIRSNYLLSGNTPFYELSLKLWEGLEQDINYNAMVSQRGVLNLYHSDAQRDAFARRGNAMRLAGVDAELLDREQVRAMVPFLNYGDGRFPIQGGLLQKRGGSVRHDAVAWGYARAADRRGVDIIQNCEVTGLSIENGRVMGVETTRGPIRAGKVALAVAGNSSRLAAMAGMRLPIESHVLQAFVSEGLKPVIDTVVTYGAGHFYISQSDKGGLVFGGDIDGYNSYAQRGNLPVIEDVMESAMALWPGLGRVRMLRHWGGVMDMSMDGSPIIDHTPVEGLYLNAGWCYGGFKATPASGFCFAHLIARDTPHAVATAYRLDRFATGHVIDEKGAGAQPNLH encoded by the coding sequence ATGCGCTATTCCATCTTCTCCCTGGCCGCACAGACGCTGAAGGGCCATCGCGGCTGGACGCCCGCCTGGCGCGACGCCGCGCCCAAGCCCGCCTATGACGTCCTGGTCATCGGCGGCGGCGGTCACGGGCTGGCGACGGCGTATTACCTGGCCAGCCAGCACGGCATCACGAATGTCGCGGTGATCGAGAAGGGCTATATCGGCTCCGGCAATGTCGGCCGTAACACGACGATCATCCGCTCGAACTATCTGCTGTCCGGCAACACACCCTTCTACGAATTGTCCCTGAAGCTCTGGGAGGGGCTGGAGCAGGACATCAATTACAACGCGATGGTCAGCCAGCGCGGCGTGCTGAACCTCTACCATTCCGATGCCCAGCGCGACGCCTTCGCCCGTCGCGGCAATGCGATGCGGCTGGCCGGCGTCGATGCCGAACTGCTCGACCGCGAGCAGGTCCGGGCCATGGTTCCATTCCTCAACTATGGCGATGGCCGCTTCCCAATCCAGGGCGGGCTCCTGCAGAAGCGCGGCGGCTCGGTGCGCCACGATGCCGTCGCCTGGGGCTATGCGCGCGCCGCCGACCGGCGCGGCGTCGACATCATCCAGAATTGCGAAGTCACGGGGCTCTCGATCGAAAACGGCCGTGTCATGGGCGTCGAGACCACACGCGGCCCGATCCGCGCCGGGAAGGTCGCGCTCGCCGTCGCGGGCAACTCATCGCGGCTGGCCGCCATGGCCGGGATGCGCCTGCCGATCGAAAGCCATGTCCTGCAGGCCTTCGTCTCGGAAGGCCTCAAGCCGGTGATCGACACCGTCGTCACCTATGGCGCGGGCCACTTTTACATCAGCCAGTCCGACAAGGGCGGGCTCGTCTTCGGCGGCGATATCGACGGCTACAACTCCTACGCCCAGCGCGGCAACCTGCCGGTGATCGAGGACGTGATGGAATCGGCCATGGCGCTGTGGCCGGGCCTCGGGCGGGTGCGGATGCTGCGGCACTGGGGCGGCGTCATGGACATGTCGATGGACGGCTCCCCGATCATCGACCACACGCCCGTCGAGGGGCTCTATCTGAACGCCGGCTGGTGCTATGGCGGCTTCAAGGCGACGCCGGCCTCAGGCTTCTGCTTCGCGCATCTGATTGCCCGCGACACGCCCCACGCGGTCGCGACCGCCTATCGGCTCGACCGCTTCGCGACCGGGCACGTGATCGACGAAAAGGGCGCCGGCGCCCAGCCCAACCTGCATTGA
- a CDS encoding GlxA family transcriptional regulator translates to MTVNDRERPTHVGFLLIPDFALLAYASAIEPLRAANRLSGRDLYRWSHVSIDGRPAPASNGVSIQADYGLEEGRFDYVVVCAGGNPAAFQHGPTFSWLRQLARRGVRLGGVSGGPYVLARANVLSGYRFTIHWEHAPAFLEDYPELDLRRSLYEIDRDRLTCSGGTAPLDMMHAVIAREHGSELALAVSEWFLQTHVREGAGPQRMPLRERLGISHGPLLRVVGRMEQSLENPVGREELARTAGVSLRQLERLFRLHLGRSLGEHYLGLRLDRARDLLRQTTLSVLEIALACGFASASHFSRAYRQRFGHAPRTERTPSADPVWR, encoded by the coding sequence TTGACCGTGAACGACAGGGAGCGGCCGACCCATGTCGGCTTCCTGTTGATTCCGGATTTCGCGCTGCTGGCCTATGCTTCGGCGATCGAACCGTTGCGTGCCGCCAACCGGCTCTCGGGTCGTGACCTTTATCGGTGGAGCCACGTCTCGATCGACGGGCGCCCCGCGCCGGCTTCGAACGGCGTCAGCATTCAGGCCGATTATGGCCTTGAGGAGGGCCGCTTCGACTATGTCGTCGTCTGCGCTGGCGGCAATCCCGCGGCCTTCCAGCATGGACCGACCTTTTCCTGGCTGCGGCAACTGGCAAGGCGCGGTGTCCGGCTCGGTGGTGTCTCAGGCGGGCCTTACGTTCTGGCGCGTGCCAATGTGCTGTCTGGCTATCGCTTCACGATCCACTGGGAACATGCGCCGGCGTTTCTCGAGGATTATCCCGAACTCGACCTGCGTCGCTCGCTCTATGAGATTGACCGGGACCGTCTGACCTGCAGCGGCGGCACGGCGCCGCTCGACATGATGCACGCCGTCATTGCCCGCGAACACGGGAGCGAGCTGGCCCTGGCGGTGAGCGAATGGTTCCTGCAGACCCATGTGCGCGAGGGTGCCGGCCCCCAGCGCATGCCGTTGCGCGAGCGCCTCGGCATCAGCCACGGACCGCTCCTGCGCGTCGTCGGCCGCATGGAGCAGAGCCTGGAGAACCCGGTCGGCCGCGAGGAGCTGGCGCGCACGGCCGGCGTCTCGCTGCGACAGCTCGAGCGACTCTTCCGGCTGCATCTCGGCCGCTCGCTCGGCGAGCACTATCTCGGCTTGCGGCTCGACCGGGCGCGCGACCTGCTGCGTCAGACGACACTCTCGGTGCTGGAGATCGCTTTGGCCTGCGGCTTCGCCAGTGCCAGCCATTTTTCGCGCGCCTATCGTCAGCGCTTCGGCCACGCGCCGCGCACCGAACGCACGCCATCGGCCGACCCGGTTTGGCGCTGA
- a CDS encoding transporter substrate-binding domain-containing protein, which translates to MKRLLAIALACAAGLSALPAFAQDTIAKVKEKGVLTVGVKNDYKPWGFLEPSGKIVGLEIDLAQAVADKLGVKLEMLPVIAANRMEFLKQGRIDMVLATMGDTAERRKIVGMVEPNYYAGATNVMAPKSAGLKSWNDLKGRKVCAVQGAYYNRRVTQMYAPEMVVFPSVPDALNALAGNNCVAFLFDDTLIVSTLSGGDPKWANYEMPLVSEDPQLWAIGIRLEDMDGPFGKLLKEMSTDWHKSGKLLELETKWGIKQSPYLIETNKKLKSAS; encoded by the coding sequence ATGAAACGCCTGCTTGCTATCGCACTGGCCTGTGCAGCCGGCCTCTCCGCTCTGCCCGCTTTCGCCCAGGACACCATCGCCAAGGTCAAGGAGAAGGGCGTCCTCACCGTCGGCGTGAAGAACGACTACAAGCCCTGGGGCTTTCTCGAGCCGTCCGGCAAGATCGTCGGGCTGGAGATCGACCTGGCGCAGGCCGTCGCCGACAAGCTCGGCGTGAAGCTCGAAATGCTGCCCGTCATTGCCGCCAACCGCATGGAATTCCTCAAGCAGGGCCGCATCGACATGGTGCTGGCGACGATGGGCGACACGGCGGAGCGCCGCAAGATCGTCGGCATGGTCGAGCCCAACTACTACGCGGGCGCGACCAATGTGATGGCACCCAAGAGCGCCGGTCTGAAGTCCTGGAACGATCTGAAGGGCCGCAAGGTCTGCGCCGTGCAGGGCGCCTATTACAATCGCCGCGTCACGCAGATGTATGCGCCCGAAATGGTCGTGTTCCCGTCGGTCCCCGACGCGCTGAACGCGCTCGCCGGCAACAACTGCGTCGCCTTCCTGTTCGACGACACGCTGATCGTCTCGACGCTGTCGGGCGGGGACCCGAAATGGGCCAATTACGAAATGCCGCTGGTGTCCGAGGACCCGCAGCTCTGGGCCATCGGCATCCGGCTGGAGGACATGGACGGCCCCTTCGGCAAGCTTCTCAAGGAGATGTCGACCGATTGGCACAAGAGCGGCAAGCTGCTCGAACTCGAGACCAAATGGGGCATCAAGCAGAGCCCTTACCTGATCGAGACCAACAAGAAGCTGAAGTCAGCGTCGTAG
- a CDS encoding amino acid ABC transporter permease produces MIAAYFERLNETQGLNFSVFYDALDRGRFLTGLWTTSYICVVAIAASLALGLLGVWLAGSKSRIARFVVRGYVQFFRNTPPLVQLSFFYFAVATLLPTVSDGFGGRSPLVSGTGWAIIAFSLFAGAFNVEIFRAGIEAVPSTTVEAAESLGYTRLQLYVHVVMPLAFRICLPALNNNLINLVKTTTLAYAIGVPELLYAASQIWSESFNVREMMNVLLVTYVLLVAILVFVMGRWEKAMRIPGYST; encoded by the coding sequence ATGATCGCGGCCTATTTCGAGCGCCTGAACGAGACGCAGGGACTGAACTTCTCGGTCTTCTACGATGCCCTCGACCGGGGACGGTTCCTGACGGGGCTGTGGACGACGAGCTATATCTGCGTCGTCGCGATCGCCGCCTCGCTGGCGCTGGGTCTGCTCGGCGTCTGGCTGGCCGGCAGCAAGTCGCGCATCGCTCGGTTCGTGGTGCGGGGCTATGTCCAGTTCTTCCGCAACACGCCGCCTCTGGTGCAGCTGTCCTTCTTCTATTTCGCTGTGGCGACGCTGTTGCCGACCGTCTCGGACGGCTTCGGCGGGCGCTCGCCGCTGGTGTCGGGCACCGGCTGGGCGATCATCGCCTTCTCGCTGTTTGCCGGGGCTTTCAATGTCGAGATCTTTCGCGCCGGCATCGAGGCCGTGCCGTCGACGACGGTCGAGGCCGCCGAGTCGCTCGGCTACACCCGTCTTCAGCTCTATGTCCACGTCGTGATGCCGCTGGCCTTTCGCATCTGCCTGCCAGCGCTCAACAACAACCTGATCAATCTGGTGAAGACGACGACGCTCGCCTACGCCATCGGCGTGCCGGAACTGCTCTATGCGGCCTCGCAGATCTGGTCCGAGAGCTTCAACGTCCGCGAGATGATGAACGTGCTCCTCGTCACCTATGTGCTGCTGGTGGCGATCCTCGTCTTCGTGATGGGGCGCTGGGAGAAGGCGATGCGCATCCCGGGCTACTCGACATGA
- a CDS encoding amino acid ABC transporter permease yields MRASSTDLPVLLPYRAPPDIAPSGLAAPILLGGATLACFAILFAASLALAQVTARPIGESATTVLLRWAPLIFQGFLFNILISFLSMALGTVVGVLVGIAQVSVVAPVRGTAWGLTQFFRNAPWLVLLFYAMFLLPFEFRVLGVTIAFPAWVKAIIGLALPVAANVSEIVRGGIRSIPSGQWESAESLAFNRRQTMWMIILPQAFKRMIPPWMNLYAILTMATTLISVVGIQDGLTITRAALVAESRPELMIPMYLLLLLMFFAYCYPIARATLSLERRFNVKA; encoded by the coding sequence ATGAGAGCGTCCTCGACCGATCTGCCGGTGCTGCTGCCTTATCGAGCCCCGCCCGACATCGCCCCGTCGGGGCTCGCCGCACCCATCCTCCTCGGCGGGGCGACCCTGGCCTGCTTCGCCATCCTGTTCGCGGCTTCGCTCGCTTTGGCGCAGGTGACGGCCCGCCCCATCGGCGAAAGCGCGACGACGGTGCTGTTGCGCTGGGCTCCGCTGATCTTCCAGGGCTTCCTGTTCAATATCCTGATCAGCTTTCTCTCGATGGCGTTGGGCACGGTGGTCGGTGTCCTCGTCGGCATCGCGCAGGTTTCGGTCGTCGCGCCTGTCCGCGGCACCGCCTGGGGCCTGACCCAGTTCTTCCGCAACGCGCCCTGGCTGGTGCTGCTGTTCTACGCGATGTTCCTGCTGCCCTTCGAGTTCAGGGTCCTGGGCGTCACCATCGCGTTCCCCGCCTGGGTCAAGGCCATCATCGGCCTGGCGCTCCCGGTCGCGGCCAATGTGTCGGAGATCGTGCGCGGCGGGATCCGCTCGATCCCGTCGGGCCAGTGGGAATCGGCGGAATCGCTGGCGTTCAACCGCCGCCAGACCATGTGGATGATCATCCTCCCGCAGGCCTTCAAGCGGATGATCCCGCCCTGGATGAACCTCTACGCCATCCTGACAATGGCCACGACGCTGATCTCGGTCGTCGGCATCCAGGACGGCCTCACGATCACGCGCGCTGCGCTCGTCGCCGAGAGCCGGCCGGAGCTGATGATCCCGATGTATCTCCTGCTGCTGCTGATGTTCTTCGCCTATTGCTATCCGATCGCGCGGGCGACGCTGTCCCTCGAGCGCCGCTTCAACGTGAAGGCCTAA
- a CDS encoding amino acid ABC transporter ATP-binding protein: MASRHQLGEPVVVVTGVEKAFGALKVLKDVALTVRRGETVCIIGPSGSGKSTLLRCINALVPISRGSITVAGREVHDPALDKLALRRDVGIVFQQYNLFPHKTALQNVMMAPVHVLKQDKAEVEARARMLLAKVGLSDKLATYPGELSGGQQQRVAIARSLAMNPKVMLFDEVTAALDPETKKEVLVTIQELAAEGMTCILVTHEMGFAREVADHVYFTDGGVIVEHGPPGDLFATPREERTRAFLDKVL, encoded by the coding sequence ATGGCAAGCCGGCATCAACTGGGCGAGCCCGTCGTCGTCGTCACGGGCGTGGAGAAAGCGTTTGGTGCGCTGAAGGTGCTGAAGGACGTCGCCTTGACGGTGCGGCGCGGCGAGACGGTCTGCATCATCGGCCCTTCCGGTTCGGGCAAATCGACTCTTCTGCGTTGCATCAACGCGCTGGTGCCGATCAGCCGGGGCTCGATCACCGTCGCGGGCCGGGAGGTCCACGACCCGGCCCTCGACAAGCTCGCGCTGCGGCGCGACGTCGGCATCGTCTTCCAGCAATACAATCTCTTCCCGCACAAGACCGCGCTGCAGAACGTCATGATGGCGCCGGTGCACGTGCTGAAGCAGGACAAGGCCGAGGTCGAGGCGCGGGCGCGCATGCTTCTCGCCAAGGTCGGCCTGTCGGACAAGCTCGCGACCTATCCAGGCGAATTGTCCGGCGGACAGCAGCAGCGCGTCGCCATCGCCCGTTCGCTCGCGATGAACCCGAAGGTCATGCTCTTCGACGAGGTCACCGCCGCTCTCGATCCCGAGACGAAGAAGGAGGTGCTGGTGACCATTCAGGAGCTCGCCGCGGAAGGCATGACCTGCATCCTCGTCACCCATGAGATGGGCTTTGCCCGCGAGGTCGCCGACCATGTCTATTTCACCGATGGCGGAGTGATCGTCGAGCACGGCCCCCCCGGCGATCTCTTCGCCACCCCCCGGGAGGAGCGGACCCGGGCTTTTCTCGACAAGGTTCTCTGA
- a CDS encoding FAD-dependent oxidoreductase, with product MAAHDPKSVAGKDLPVAERTQLLVIGAGPAGLAAAIEAAERGLSVVLVDENPVSFTTMGDEVPLHFGQAMSAQARNRNAMMEAFIASEPLIEAAFEAGVDLRLGTACWGLYSNGPSLGWLPGTVAGLNDDERCWMLAAQQVIVATGRRDMGLAFPGWEKPGVFGATAALALAGRYGALEPRRIVMLGSSTEALVTALALRDAGVVVAAIVEQADEIIGSPELAGRLKAGGTQLLTRHVVREATGRDHVEAALVSTVDTEGRAFGPERGLACDGIVLAVGATPVVDLLDALGCRIAFQPERGGYAPLVDGDQRTSLHNVFAVGDAAGLWSDKTRDRSIAEAEGRCAAAAIARDCGVDDGRAVAAAAPPGAPECDISAYRLAWVRASVVEARAAVHVCQCEEVTAREILEVRPPRYLGWQDERRNDRSLSALLGDGPPNPDQVKRLTRAGMGPCQGRRCREQVSALLALGAAVPLSSIPLASYRAPVRPLPLSVAGQIPEAPEQAEHWDTWFGMHSQWRPFWEVPALYTVAGNDAAGPVASE from the coding sequence ATGGCAGCCCATGATCCGAAATCCGTCGCCGGCAAGGATCTTCCCGTTGCGGAGCGCACCCAGCTTCTGGTGATCGGGGCCGGGCCGGCGGGGCTTGCTGCGGCGATCGAAGCGGCCGAGCGTGGCCTGTCGGTCGTCCTCGTCGATGAAAATCCGGTATCCTTCACGACGATGGGCGACGAGGTGCCGCTGCATTTCGGCCAGGCCATGTCGGCACAGGCGCGCAATCGCAACGCCATGATGGAAGCCTTCATCGCCTCCGAACCGCTGATCGAAGCGGCGTTCGAGGCTGGCGTCGATCTCAGGCTCGGCACGGCCTGCTGGGGCCTCTACAGCAATGGTCCGAGCCTGGGCTGGTTGCCGGGGACGGTAGCGGGCCTGAACGACGATGAGCGCTGCTGGATGCTGGCAGCGCAACAGGTGATCGTCGCCACCGGCCGCCGCGACATGGGCCTCGCCTTTCCGGGATGGGAGAAGCCCGGCGTTTTCGGCGCCACGGCAGCCCTGGCGCTGGCCGGCCGCTATGGCGCTCTGGAGCCGCGCCGGATCGTCATGCTCGGCTCCTCGACCGAGGCGCTGGTGACGGCGCTTGCGCTGCGTGATGCGGGTGTCGTCGTCGCGGCGATCGTCGAGCAGGCGGACGAGATCATCGGCTCCCCGGAGCTCGCCGGGCGTTTGAAAGCCGGCGGCACGCAGCTGCTGACACGCCATGTCGTCCGCGAGGCCACGGGGCGCGATCATGTCGAGGCGGCGTTGGTCAGCACGGTCGATACCGAGGGTCGGGCGTTTGGACCCGAACGCGGCCTCGCCTGCGACGGCATCGTGCTCGCGGTGGGCGCCACGCCCGTCGTCGACCTTCTCGATGCACTCGGGTGCCGGATTGCCTTCCAGCCCGAGCGCGGCGGTTATGCTCCGCTCGTCGACGGGGATCAGCGCACGAGTCTGCACAACGTCTTCGCCGTCGGCGACGCCGCCGGCCTCTGGTCCGACAAGACGCGCGATCGCAGCATCGCCGAAGCTGAAGGTCGCTGCGCCGCCGCCGCCATCGCCCGGGATTGCGGTGTCGACGATGGCCGCGCTGTGGCCGCAGCGGCGCCCCCTGGAGCGCCGGAATGTGACATCTCCGCCTACCGGCTCGCCTGGGTGCGCGCCAGCGTCGTCGAGGCGCGCGCGGCGGTCCATGTCTGCCAATGCGAGGAGGTCACGGCGCGCGAGATCCTCGAAGTGCGTCCGCCCCGTTATCTCGGCTGGCAGGACGAGCGCCGCAACGACCGGTCGCTGTCTGCCCTGCTTGGCGACGGGCCGCCCAACCCCGATCAGGTCAAGCGGTTGACGCGGGCCGGCATGGGGCCCTGCCAGGGGCGCCGTTGCCGCGAGCAGGTCTCGGCTCTGCTGGCCCTGGGCGCGGCCGTGCCGCTCTCCTCGATCCCGCTGGCGAGTTACCGGGCCCCTGTTCGACCCCTGCCGCTCTCGGTCGCCGGCCAGATTCCCGAAGCGCCGGAGCAGGCCGAGCACTGGGACACCTGGTTCGGAATGCACTCGCAATGGCGCCCGTTCTGGGAGGTGCCGGCGCTCTATACGGTGGCGGGCAACGACGCCGCTGGTCCCGTCGCGAGCGAGTGA
- a CDS encoding NAD(P)/FAD-dependent oxidoreductase: MEQPSGASVVIVGGGVTGLSAGWWLAREGVDVLVIDKGMIGWEASGRNGGGCSHHHSPLFLEEQRLWPQMDELLGYPTEFSGGRIRLAATELQMALYGRALRNAERQGFQSDVLDVKQIKELVPLAGDTMIGGYFYRFGGHANPHRTLQAYAWALQDHGGRVMQHCAVSGFRTQGGRVTGVETQRGFIACDHLVLAAGPQTGVLSGLLGQEVPVASARCEMIVTEPLPLMPYGGVDGNGLYGRQTLRGNLAYGGGPHEWLEIEGNATPAKPTSPLMGPMARRLAELFPKAAHARVIRSWAGVIENTPDGRPVIDRLDTQANVVVATLSSVGFGLSPASGRAIRDLVVDGACSFADISSFRLARFAELEPDWRELQGWQALAVQEATAA, encoded by the coding sequence ATGGAACAACCCAGCGGAGCCTCGGTCGTCATCGTCGGCGGCGGCGTCACCGGGCTGTCGGCCGGTTGGTGGCTGGCGCGCGAGGGCGTCGATGTTCTTGTCATCGACAAAGGCATGATCGGCTGGGAGGCGTCGGGCCGCAATGGCGGCGGTTGTTCCCATCACCATTCGCCTCTGTTTCTCGAGGAGCAGCGGCTCTGGCCACAGATGGACGAACTGCTCGGCTACCCGACCGAATTCAGCGGCGGCCGGATCCGGCTGGCAGCAACCGAGCTACAAATGGCGCTCTATGGCCGGGCATTGCGCAATGCCGAGCGCCAGGGCTTCCAGTCCGACGTGCTCGACGTCAAGCAGATCAAGGAGCTGGTGCCGCTGGCCGGCGACACCATGATCGGGGGCTATTTCTACCGTTTCGGCGGACACGCCAATCCGCACCGGACGCTCCAGGCCTATGCCTGGGCGCTGCAGGACCATGGCGGCCGCGTGATGCAGCATTGCGCCGTCTCGGGCTTTCGGACGCAAGGAGGCCGCGTCACCGGCGTCGAGACGCAGCGTGGGTTTATCGCCTGCGACCATCTCGTGCTCGCCGCCGGGCCCCAGACGGGTGTTCTCTCAGGCTTGCTCGGGCAAGAGGTGCCGGTCGCCTCCGCACGCTGCGAGATGATCGTCACCGAGCCGCTTCCGCTGATGCCCTATGGCGGCGTCGACGGGAACGGGCTCTATGGCCGCCAGACGCTGCGCGGTAACCTCGCCTATGGCGGCGGGCCGCATGAGTGGCTCGAGATCGAGGGCAACGCTACGCCGGCCAAGCCGACGAGCCCCCTCATGGGCCCGATGGCAAGGCGGCTTGCGGAGCTGTTTCCGAAGGCGGCGCATGCGCGCGTCATTCGCTCCTGGGCCGGCGTCATCGAGAACACGCCCGACGGCCGCCCGGTGATCGACCGGCTCGATACGCAGGCAAACGTCGTCGTCGCGACGCTCTCCAGCGTCGGCTTCGGCCTCTCGCCGGCGAGCGGCCGAGCCATCCGCGACCTCGTCGTCGACGGCGCGTGCAGCTTCGCCGACATCTCGTCGTTCAGGCTGGCGCGCTTTGCCGAGCTTGAACCGGACTGGCGCGAGTTGCAGGGTTGGCAGGCGCTTGCGGTGCAAGAGGCAACCGCAGCCTAG
- a CDS encoding thiamine pyrophosphate-dependent enzyme, translating into MSPSTMDRRDAVKILLDARDGALVVTGLGSPSYDVHAAGDRDDNYYLWGAMGGAALVGLGLAQAQPEKKVMVITGDGEQLMAFGALATIAVAGPKNLDIIILDNQHFGETGMQASHTGRGISFDKVAAACGFAEARELRTLDEVAALCPHLRVPAEGPRLFVLKITAENLPRSLPPRDAVFIKNRFRSHLGAAG; encoded by the coding sequence ATGAGCCCTTCGACCATGGACCGCCGCGATGCCGTCAAGATTCTTCTGGATGCGCGCGACGGCGCGCTGGTCGTCACCGGCCTCGGCTCGCCGAGTTACGATGTCCACGCTGCCGGGGACCGCGACGACAACTATTATCTCTGGGGCGCGATGGGCGGGGCGGCCCTTGTCGGCTTGGGCCTCGCGCAGGCCCAGCCCGAGAAGAAGGTGATGGTCATCACCGGCGATGGCGAGCAGCTGATGGCCTTCGGTGCGCTGGCGACCATCGCTGTGGCGGGCCCCAAGAATCTCGACATCATCATCCTCGACAACCAGCATTTCGGGGAAACCGGCATGCAGGCGAGCCATACCGGGCGAGGCATTTCCTTCGACAAGGTGGCCGCCGCCTGCGGGTTCGCCGAAGCGCGCGAGTTGCGGACTCTGGATGAGGTCGCCGCGCTTTGCCCACACCTGCGCGTGCCAGCCGAGGGGCCACGGCTCTTCGTGCTCAAGATCACCGCGGAGAACCTGCCGCGCTCGCTTCCGCCGCGCGATGCCGTCTTCATAAAGAATCGGTTCCGCAGCCATCTCGGAGCCGCTGGATAG
- a CDS encoding thiamine pyrophosphate-binding protein gives MHSPGPGKARDLAIDWPAELYDTLKLAGVRHMSYVPDAGHSTLIKLFNADPDVVTNVLTTEEEGVAIAAGAWLGGQRSVLLMQSSGAGNCINMLSLPVQGRFPFLTLVTMRGEWAEFNPWQVPMGKATQAALEAIGLTVLRAETGEDLVETVAQAATMAFEADQQIAVLIGQRLLGKKKW, from the coding sequence ATTCATTCGCCCGGACCTGGCAAAGCCCGCGATTTGGCCATCGACTGGCCGGCGGAGCTATACGACACGCTGAAATTGGCCGGCGTCCGCCACATGTCCTATGTGCCCGACGCAGGCCATTCGACGCTGATCAAGCTCTTCAACGCCGACCCGGACGTCGTCACCAACGTGCTGACGACCGAGGAGGAGGGCGTCGCCATCGCTGCTGGCGCCTGGCTCGGCGGCCAGCGCAGCGTTCTGCTCATGCAGTCTTCCGGGGCCGGCAACTGCATCAACATGCTGTCGCTGCCCGTCCAAGGGCGTTTCCCCTTCCTCACGCTTGTGACGATGCGCGGCGAATGGGCCGAGTTCAATCCGTGGCAGGTGCCGATGGGAAAGGCGACGCAGGCCGCCCTCGAAGCAATCGGTCTTACCGTGCTGCGCGCTGAAACCGGCGAGGATTTGGTCGAGACTGTCGCCCAGGCCGCGACGATGGCCTTCGAGGCCGATCAGCAGATCGCGGTCCTTATCGGCCAGCGCCTGCTCGGCAAGAAGAAGTGGTGA
- a CDS encoding LysR family transcriptional regulator, with protein MDISQIRTLIHVAELGSLSRAADRLHIAQPALSRQVRLLEDELGVRLFDRHGRGMNLTEQGHDVLRHALRIMAELDEIRAVVGDQNASLRGHVSIGMPPTASDILSEPLVAAFRDTHPEATLRIVSAYSGHLLDWLNRGELDAAILYDPKSARALRIQPLLEETLFLIGPRDSELSMEKPVDFAKLKQMRMLMPSRGHGLRSIVERCAEECGILLDIKVEADNYATLKALVTSGHGVTVLPLAPIHKELREGRLCAAPLVNPVPMRRLIMSYRTDRPAPRLARFAGQIIVTTVASLVAQGMWSGRLLEDKPSVA; from the coding sequence ATGGACATTTCCCAGATCAGAACGCTCATCCACGTCGCCGAACTCGGCAGCCTTTCGAGGGCGGCTGACCGACTGCACATCGCCCAGCCCGCGCTGAGCCGCCAGGTCCGGCTGCTCGAGGACGAGCTCGGCGTGCGTCTGTTCGATCGGCACGGACGCGGCATGAACCTGACCGAACAAGGCCACGACGTCTTGCGGCATGCCCTGCGGATCATGGCGGAGCTCGACGAGATCCGAGCGGTGGTGGGCGATCAGAATGCCTCGCTGCGCGGCCATGTCTCGATTGGTATGCCACCCACCGCGTCCGACATTCTGTCCGAACCGCTGGTCGCCGCGTTCCGGGACACCCACCCGGAGGCTACGCTGCGGATCGTCAGCGCCTATTCCGGGCATCTGCTGGATTGGCTGAACCGCGGCGAGCTGGATGCGGCGATTCTCTATGATCCGAAATCGGCCCGTGCCCTGCGCATTCAGCCTCTGCTCGAGGAAACGCTGTTCCTGATCGGCCCGCGAGACTCGGAGCTTTCAATGGAGAAGCCCGTCGACTTCGCCAAGCTCAAGCAGATGCGAATGCTGATGCCGAGCCGCGGGCACGGGCTGCGTTCGATTGTCGAACGCTGCGCCGAGGAGTGTGGGATTCTTCTTGATATCAAGGTCGAGGCGGACAACTACGCGACGCTGAAGGCCCTTGTTACGAGCGGGCACGGCGTCACGGTCCTCCCGTTGGCTCCGATTCACAAAGAGCTCCGGGAAGGCCGGCTCTGCGCCGCTCCCCTGGTCAATCCCGTCCCGATGCGGCGCTTGATCATGTCATATCGAACCGACAGGCCAGCACCTCGGCTGGCTCGCTTCGCCGGCCAGATCATCGTCACGACCGTCGCGAGTCTGGTGGCGCAGGGCATGTGGTCCGGCCGCCTGCTCGAGGACAAGCCATCGGTCGCATGA